In the genome of Nocardioides marmoribigeumensis, one region contains:
- a CDS encoding long-chain-fatty-acid--CoA ligase: protein MLNLSALLEDSARKHPDRDAVVLGQTRLSYGRVEAAANQVANLLVERGIQPGDKVALSCPNLPFFPIVYYGILKAGAVVVPLNVLLKGREVAYHLGDSEAKAYFCFEGTADLPIGEEGFKGFNDAEGCTDFFLITVDPAAASPIEGAETMGAAVAGRSPVFESVITSPDDGAVILYTSGTTGQPKGALLSHANLVLNALESNRMLGTDPTGERHLVTLPLFHSFGSTVQMNAGFASASTLVLIPRFDASAAVKLLDAEEITFFAGVPTMYWGLLGALDDSGVDVEKIARNLRVAAAGGASLPVEILKEFKSRFGVDILEGYGLSETSPVATFNQKDRPAKPGSIGYPIWGIEVKLVKDDWETVEGDGPDNIGEIAIRGHNIMKGYYNRPEATDEVMRDGWFRSGDLAYRDDDGYYYIVDRSKDMIIRGGYNVYPREIEEVLLTHEAVSLVAVVGVPHDSHGEEVKAFVIKKEGAEVTEDELVAWAKEQMASYKYPRIVEFRDELPMTATGKILKRELVE, encoded by the coding sequence ATGCTCAACCTGTCCGCCCTGCTCGAAGACAGCGCTCGCAAGCACCCCGACCGCGACGCGGTGGTGCTCGGCCAGACCCGGCTGAGCTACGGGCGGGTCGAGGCCGCCGCCAACCAGGTCGCCAACCTCCTGGTGGAGCGGGGGATCCAGCCCGGTGACAAGGTCGCGCTGAGCTGCCCCAACCTCCCGTTCTTCCCGATCGTCTACTACGGCATCCTCAAGGCCGGTGCGGTCGTCGTCCCCCTCAACGTGCTGCTCAAGGGCCGCGAGGTGGCCTACCACCTCGGCGACTCCGAGGCCAAGGCCTACTTCTGCTTCGAGGGCACCGCCGACCTGCCGATCGGCGAGGAGGGCTTCAAGGGCTTCAACGACGCCGAGGGCTGCACGGACTTCTTCCTGATCACCGTCGACCCGGCGGCGGCGTCGCCGATCGAGGGCGCGGAGACGATGGGCGCGGCGGTCGCCGGCAGGTCGCCGGTCTTCGAGTCGGTGATCACCAGCCCCGACGACGGCGCGGTCATCCTCTACACCTCCGGCACGACCGGCCAGCCCAAGGGAGCGCTGCTCAGCCACGCCAACCTGGTGCTCAACGCGTTGGAGTCCAACCGGATGCTCGGCACCGACCCGACCGGCGAGCGCCACCTGGTGACGCTGCCGCTGTTCCACTCCTTCGGCTCCACCGTGCAGATGAACGCCGGGTTCGCCAGCGCCTCGACGCTGGTGCTCATCCCGCGCTTCGACGCCTCCGCCGCGGTCAAGCTGCTCGACGCCGAGGAGATCACCTTCTTCGCCGGCGTCCCGACGATGTACTGGGGCCTGCTCGGGGCGCTCGACGACAGCGGGGTCGACGTCGAGAAGATCGCCCGCAACCTCCGCGTCGCCGCCGCCGGCGGGGCCAGCCTCCCGGTCGAGATCCTCAAGGAGTTCAAGTCGCGCTTCGGCGTCGACATCCTCGAGGGCTACGGCCTGTCGGAGACCTCACCCGTCGCGACGTTCAACCAGAAGGACCGTCCCGCCAAGCCCGGCTCGATCGGCTACCCCATCTGGGGCATCGAGGTGAAGCTGGTCAAGGACGACTGGGAGACGGTCGAGGGCGACGGGCCGGACAACATCGGCGAGATCGCGATCCGCGGCCACAACATCATGAAGGGCTACTACAACCGGCCGGAGGCCACCGACGAGGTCATGCGCGACGGGTGGTTCCGCTCCGGCGACCTGGCCTACCGCGACGACGACGGCTACTACTACATCGTCGACCGGTCCAAGGACATGATCATCCGCGGCGGCTACAACGTCTACCCGCGCGAGATCGAGGAGGTCCTGCTCACCCACGAGGCGGTCTCGCTGGTCGCGGTCGTCGGCGTCCCGCACGACAGCCACGGCGAGGAGGTCAAGGCGTTCGTGATCAAGAAGGAGGGCGCCGAGGTCACCGAGGACGAGCTGGTCGCGTGGGCCAAGGAGCAGATGGCCTCCTACAAGTACCCCCGCATCGTCGAGTTCCGTGACGAGCTCCCGATGACCGCGACGGGCAAGATCCTCAAGCGCGAGCTGGTCGAGTGA
- a CDS encoding SRPBCC family protein has product MSLHVEASREVPGTPEEVYDAVIPTPLQAIFKRRHGIMPPIARTSEQEGVWGGTVGQTRRIHLADGGSLTETLVESDRPSRSSYTITDIAGPMRLLVSQVEGRWTFVPAGSRTVVTWAWTLHPTNAVTARLLPVVGMFWHGYARKALAEVERLVAA; this is encoded by the coding sequence GTGAGCCTCCACGTCGAGGCGTCCCGGGAGGTCCCCGGCACGCCGGAGGAGGTGTACGACGCCGTCATCCCGACCCCGTTGCAGGCGATCTTCAAGCGCCGCCACGGGATCATGCCGCCGATCGCCCGGACCAGCGAGCAGGAGGGGGTCTGGGGCGGCACGGTCGGCCAGACCCGCCGCATCCACCTGGCCGACGGCGGCTCGTTGACCGAGACCCTGGTCGAGTCCGACCGGCCCTCGCGGTCGTCCTACACGATCACCGACATCGCCGGTCCGATGCGGCTCCTGGTCTCGCAGGTTGAGGGGCGCTGGACGTTCGTGCCCGCCGGCAGCCGCACGGTCGTGACCTGGGCGTGGACCCTGCACCCGACCAACGCGGTGACCGCACGGCTGCTGCCGGTGGTCGGGATGTTCTGGCACGGCTACGCCCGCAAGGCCCTGGCCGAGGTGGAGCGTCTCGTCGCGGCGTAG
- the purS gene encoding phosphoribosylformylglycinamidine synthase subunit PurS translates to MPRVVVSVMPKPEILDPQGKAVQHALPKLGFDGISDVRQGKRFELEVDGELTDARLQEIHDLAEKLLSNPVIEDFEVVVHEDTLP, encoded by the coding sequence ATGCCCCGCGTCGTCGTCAGCGTCATGCCCAAGCCCGAGATCCTCGACCCCCAGGGCAAGGCCGTGCAGCACGCGCTGCCCAAGCTCGGGTTCGACGGCATCTCCGACGTCCGTCAGGGCAAGCGGTTCGAGCTCGAGGTGGACGGCGAGCTCACCGACGCCCGCCTCCAGGAGATCCACGACCTCGCCGAGAAGCTGCTCTCCAACCCGGTGATCGAGGACTTCGAGGTCGTCGTCCACGAGGACACGCTCCCGTGA
- the purQ gene encoding phosphoribosylformylglycinamidine synthase subunit PurQ: protein MRIGVVTFPGSLDDVDAARAVRVAGGDAVRLWHGDADLRGVDAVVLPGGFSYGDYLRCGAIARFAPVMDEVVRAARGGMPVLGICNGFQILCESHLLPGALIRNDHRKFVCRDQRLRIENNRTSWTSGYTEGQEVTIVLKNGEGGFVADEQTLDRLEGEGRVVARYLDDNPNGSLRDIAGITNDTGTVVGLMPHPEHAVEDLCGPGTDGLPFFTSALAALVG, encoded by the coding sequence GTGAGGATCGGCGTCGTCACCTTCCCCGGTTCCCTCGACGACGTCGACGCCGCCCGCGCGGTGCGCGTGGCCGGCGGGGACGCCGTACGCCTCTGGCACGGGGACGCCGACCTCCGGGGCGTGGACGCGGTCGTCCTGCCCGGCGGCTTCTCGTACGGCGACTACCTGCGGTGCGGCGCGATCGCGCGGTTCGCGCCGGTGATGGACGAGGTGGTCCGGGCGGCCCGCGGCGGGATGCCCGTGCTCGGCATCTGCAACGGCTTCCAGATCCTGTGCGAGTCCCACCTGCTGCCCGGGGCGCTGATCCGCAACGACCACCGCAAGTTCGTGTGCCGCGACCAGCGGCTGCGCATCGAGAACAACCGCACCTCCTGGACCTCCGGCTACACCGAGGGCCAGGAGGTGACGATCGTGCTCAAGAACGGCGAGGGCGGCTTCGTCGCCGACGAGCAGACACTCGACCGGCTCGAGGGCGAGGGCCGCGTCGTGGCGCGCTACCTCGACGACAACCCCAACGGGTCGCTGCGCGACATCGCCGGCATCACCAACGACACCGGCACGGTCGTCGGCCTCATGCCCCACCCCGAGCACGCGGTGGAGGACCTGTGCGGTCCCGGCACCGACGGCCTGCCGTTCTTCACCAGCGCCCTGGCGGCGCTCGTCGGCTGA